A single Desulfofalx alkaliphila DSM 12257 DNA region contains:
- the plsY gene encoding glycerol-3-phosphate 1-O-acyltransferase PlsY codes for MIGYIIGFLVGYLLGSIPFGYLLARLWKGIDIRSYGSGNIGATNVWRTLGTVPGLIVLLLDMAKGAAAVLLATSFLDGTFSVLAAAVGALLGHGYPVFLKFKGGKIIATGAGIVFALSPLSGIIGLILFIGSIAITRYVSVGSMMAAISVPLSFYWLDLELPFVVFGLLAAVFAIYKHRSNIKRIINGTEFKCGQKKQ; via the coding sequence GTGATTGGATATATTATAGGGTTTCTCGTCGGCTATCTATTGGGTTCAATTCCCTTTGGGTATTTACTGGCCCGACTTTGGAAAGGGATAGATATTCGCAGTTACGGCAGTGGCAATATAGGTGCCACCAATGTATGGCGCACACTGGGCACCGTGCCGGGCCTTATTGTTCTTCTATTGGATATGGCCAAGGGTGCCGCTGCCGTGCTGTTAGCAACTTCTTTCCTTGACGGTACCTTTTCGGTGCTGGCGGCGGCAGTGGGTGCCTTGCTTGGCCATGGCTATCCTGTCTTTTTAAAGTTTAAAGGGGGAAAGATTATAGCCACCGGGGCCGGCATAGTTTTTGCGCTTTCACCCCTGTCCGGTATTATTGGCTTAATACTTTTTATTGGCTCCATTGCCATTACCAGATACGTATCGGTGGGTTCAATGATGGCTGCAATTTCGGTGCCCCTATCCTTTTACTGGCTGGATCTGGAACTTCCCTTTGTAGTATTTGGGCTATTGGCGGCGGTATTTGCCATATATAAGCACCGTTCTAACATTAAACGCATTATCAATGGCACTGAATTTAAATGCGGGCAAAAAAAGCAATGA
- a CDS encoding NAD(P)H-dependent glycerol-3-phosphate dehydrogenase: protein MKQMVAVVGAGSWATALAIQLANKGHTVKMWSRNEETVREINNEHQNNKYLEGITIPQNITCSGDYKEVLSGCQYVLYGVPSHSFREVIKMTLPYLSQRAVVINAAKGIEEQTLKRMSDVFNEETDGGGDKSYVVLSGPSHAEEVALNIPTALVVASKDMKSAQGVQELFMSDYMRVYTNPDVVGVELGGSLKNIIALGTGIADGLGFGDNTKAALMTRGLAEITRLGEAMGASPMTFAGLAGVGDLIVTCTSMHSRNRRAGIAIGKGKSMDEAVQSVRMVVEGVRTTRAAKGLAARYGVEMPITEHIYKVLYEGHSPREAVMSLMGRSGKPEIEEVALLNWQS from the coding sequence ATGAAACAAATGGTAGCGGTGGTGGGAGCGGGCAGTTGGGCCACTGCGCTGGCAATACAGTTAGCCAACAAGGGGCATACAGTAAAGATGTGGTCCCGCAATGAAGAGACCGTGCGAGAAATAAATAATGAACACCAAAACAATAAATACCTCGAAGGAATAACAATACCCCAAAACATTACTTGCAGCGGGGACTATAAAGAAGTGCTGTCCGGCTGTCAATATGTCTTATACGGTGTCCCGTCCCATTCCTTTAGGGAAGTAATAAAAATGACCCTGCCTTATTTAAGCCAAAGGGCAGTGGTAATCAATGCGGCAAAGGGTATTGAAGAGCAAACCCTTAAACGCATGTCAGATGTTTTTAACGAAGAAACTGACGGCGGCGGTGATAAAAGCTATGTGGTGCTTTCCGGGCCCAGCCATGCGGAAGAGGTGGCCCTTAATATTCCCACTGCTTTGGTAGTGGCATCAAAGGACATGAAAAGTGCCCAAGGGGTGCAAGAACTTTTTATGTCTGATTACATGAGGGTTTATACCAATCCCGATGTGGTCGGTGTAGAGCTTGGTGGATCACTGAAAAACATTATTGCTTTGGGAACCGGTATAGCCGATGGCTTAGGCTTCGGAGATAACACTAAGGCAGCATTGATGACCAGGGGTTTAGCAGAAATTACACGCCTGGGTGAAGCCATGGGTGCATCGCCAATGACCTTTGCCGGTTTGGCCGGGGTTGGCGACTTAATTGTCACCTGCACCAGTATGCACAGCCGCAATCGCAGGGCGGGCATTGCAATAGGGAAAGGTAAATCTATGGATGAGGCTGTTCAAAGTGTGCGTATGGTGGTGGAGGGAGTGCGCACCACCCGGGCAGCCAAAGGTTTGGCCGCCCGGTACGGAGTTGAAATGCCCATAACTGAGCACATTTATAAGGTTCTATATGAGGGCCACTCGCCGCGGGAAGCGGTTATGAGTCTGATGGGTCGTTCAGGTAAACCTGAGATTGAAGAGGTTGCTCTGTTGAATTGGCAGTCCTAA
- a CDS encoding MarR family winged helix-turn-helix transcriptional regulator — protein MKEEPVTGLKKKSGRAKKIPPLNSEAMWSLIKHYPCKNDKISDRLRILMYLRRLYHYLDVSWEKQLSAFNLTPAQHLALLTVIAAEGLSMTDLAALCLWNRSTASRISRSLQKKELISITPVDGKTSALKATHKGQELAALYLAKEQGEFEHGLSIIAQEAYENRDVYQWLNKSTGLLVGTDVSAYVENICSNVRTANSTEQPLQSQVYLNDPSDS, from the coding sequence TTGAAGGAAGAGCCGGTAACAGGTCTTAAGAAAAAATCAGGGCGCGCAAAAAAGATTCCACCCCTTAACAGTGAAGCCATGTGGTCCTTAATTAAACATTACCCTTGTAAAAATGACAAGATCAGTGATCGCCTGCGTATACTTATGTACTTGCGCCGCCTTTATCACTATCTGGATGTCTCGTGGGAAAAGCAGCTCAGTGCCTTTAATTTAACCCCTGCCCAGCACCTGGCATTATTAACTGTAATTGCAGCCGAGGGCTTATCCATGACTGATTTGGCAGCCCTGTGTTTATGGAATCGTTCCACTGCCAGTCGCATCTCCCGTTCACTGCAAAAGAAAGAGCTAATTAGCATCACGCCGGTGGACGGTAAGACTTCGGCCTTAAAAGCAACCCACAAGGGGCAGGAGCTTGCTGCACTGTATTTGGCAAAGGAACAGGGCGAGTTTGAACACGGTTTGTCAATTATCGCCCAAGAGGCCTACGAAAACAGGGATGTTTATCAGTGGCTTAACAAAAGCACCGGTTTGTTAGTTGGCACAGATGTGTCCGCTTATGTTGAAAATATATGTTCCAATGTTAGGACTGCCAATTCAACAGAGCAACCTCTTCAATCTCAGGTTTACCTGAACGACCCATCAGACTCATAA
- the spoIVA gene encoding stage IV sporulation protein A, translating into MEKIDLFRDIAERTGGDIYLGVVGGVRTGKSTFIKRFMDLSVIPNIKNIHDRERARDELPQSGAGRTIMTTEPKFVPNEAVEITMSPGLEVKMRLVDCVGYRVEGALGYEEEDGPRMVTTPWFEDPIPFQEAAEIGTRKVISEHSTIGVLVTTDGTISDIPRENYLDAEERVVEELKELGKPFVIIMNTIRQNSPDVHELSADLQDKYDVPVLPINVAEMSQEDILYILEQILFEFPVNEVTITLPKWVEELDVKHWLRDSFEDAVKTTVHHVRRLRDIETALDALSDFDFVDQVILTSMDMGTGSASIEMKAKQELFYKVLTEETGYEVQGDQDIFRLMCEFAVAKTEWDKVADALMEVRETGYGVVTPKLDEMNLEEPELIRQGSRFGVKLKASAPSLHIIKADITTEITPIIGTEKQCEELVRYMLDEFDEDPKKIWSSEIFGKSLHDLVREGIQNKLHRMPENAQVKLQETLQRIVNDGSGGLICIII; encoded by the coding sequence ATGGAAAAAATTGACCTTTTTCGTGATATTGCCGAACGCACCGGTGGAGATATTTATCTGGGCGTGGTCGGCGGGGTGCGAACCGGCAAATCAACATTTATAAAAAGGTTTATGGATTTATCTGTAATACCAAATATTAAAAACATACATGACAGGGAACGTGCCCGGGACGAACTTCCCCAAAGCGGTGCCGGTCGTACAATTATGACTACCGAACCTAAATTTGTGCCCAATGAAGCGGTAGAAATAACGATGAGTCCCGGCTTAGAAGTAAAGATGCGCTTGGTGGACTGTGTGGGCTACCGGGTGGAAGGTGCCCTGGGTTATGAAGAAGAAGACGGCCCCCGGATGGTTACCACTCCCTGGTTTGAAGACCCCATCCCCTTCCAAGAGGCAGCTGAAATTGGCACCCGCAAAGTTATCTCTGAGCACTCAACCATTGGGGTGCTGGTGACCACTGACGGTACCATCAGTGATATTCCCCGGGAAAATTACTTAGATGCTGAAGAGCGGGTGGTGGAAGAACTTAAAGAGCTGGGGAAGCCATTTGTAATTATCATGAATACAATTAGACAAAATTCACCGGATGTGCATGAACTTTCCGCTGATTTGCAAGATAAATATGACGTGCCCGTATTGCCTATCAATGTTGCGGAAATGAGCCAGGAAGACATTTTATACATCCTGGAGCAAATCTTATTTGAATTCCCGGTCAATGAAGTGACCATCACACTGCCTAAATGGGTGGAAGAATTGGATGTTAAGCACTGGCTGCGGGATAGTTTTGAAGATGCAGTAAAAACCACTGTTCACCATGTGCGCCGCCTGCGGGACATCGAAACGGCACTGGATGCGCTGTCAGATTTTGACTTTGTGGATCAAGTTATACTTACCAGCATGGACATGGGTACCGGTTCGGCGTCAATAGAAATGAAGGCTAAACAAGAGTTGTTCTATAAAGTTCTTACCGAAGAAACCGGTTACGAGGTGCAGGGAGATCAAGACATCTTCCGCTTAATGTGTGAATTTGCCGTTGCGAAAACCGAATGGGATAAAGTAGCTGATGCCCTAATGGAGGTAAGAGAAACAGGATATGGTGTGGTTACACCCAAACTGGATGAAATGAACTTAGAAGAACCTGAGCTTATACGTCAAGGAAGCAGGTTTGGTGTTAAACTTAAGGCCAGTGCACCATCATTACACATTATTAAGGCTGACATAACCACTGAAATAACTCCAATTATTGGAACAGAGAAGCAATGTGAAGAGTTAGTGCGTTATATGCTAGATGAATTTGATGAAGACCCGAAAAAGATCTGGAGCTCTGAAATATTTGGCAAGAGCCTGCATGATCTCGTTAGAGAGGGCATTCAAAACAAACTACATCGCATGCCAGAAAATGCCCAGGTTAAGCTACAAGAGACACTGCAGCGCATAGTAAATGATGGAAGTGGCGGACTAATATGCATCATAATATAA
- a CDS encoding CCA tRNA nucleotidyltransferase, which produces MRIPSDVQEIMKTLKHNGFVAYLVGGCVRDFFLGRTIHDFDIISDALAEQLAGIFPRVIPIGKRFGTVTLLTQYRSVEVSTMIGTLEQNCSQRDFTINSMAMDEEGVLYDYYGGKRDAELRILRAVGNADDRFKEDPLRLMRLIRFATVLEFNIDKGTKQKAIINAPLISKVSVERIRDEFCKIILSDNPGSGIMLLAQHNLLPVVMPELEECIGFEQHSPHHDKDVFQHTVAVLNNSPARLSVRLAALLHDIGKPQTFTIGKDGRGHFYDHQKAGSEMVRHILTRLKFDNKTIAVVTVLVKEHMSRFEFLREKSVKKFINRVGVENLDDLFALQIADIKGSARSDDFSMVTDLRSKVDEVLNKGEPMTVKELAINGVDLIRMGIKPGPAIGKMLKQVLDLVMEEPSLNTREKLTILVGKLKGESLQ; this is translated from the coding sequence ATGCGCATACCTTCTGATGTTCAAGAAATAATGAAAACTTTAAAGCACAATGGCTTTGTAGCCTACTTAGTGGGTGGTTGCGTGAGAGACTTTTTCTTGGGTCGAACTATCCACGATTTTGATATAATTAGTGACGCTTTGGCTGAACAACTAGCAGGTATATTTCCCCGGGTGATCCCCATCGGTAAACGGTTTGGTACAGTTACGCTGTTGACCCAATACCGCAGTGTTGAAGTATCCACCATGATAGGTACATTGGAACAAAATTGCTCTCAACGAGATTTTACTATTAATTCCATGGCTATGGATGAAGAGGGAGTTTTATATGACTATTATGGAGGAAAGCGTGATGCTGAACTCCGAATATTGCGCGCGGTGGGAAATGCAGATGACAGATTTAAAGAAGACCCTTTGCGTTTGATGCGGCTAATTAGGTTTGCCACTGTGCTAGAGTTTAATATTGATAAAGGTACTAAACAAAAGGCTATTATCAATGCACCCCTAATTAGTAAAGTATCCGTTGAGAGGATAAGGGATGAATTTTGTAAAATAATTCTCTCTGACAACCCAGGTAGTGGTATTATGCTATTGGCTCAGCATAATTTACTGCCTGTAGTGATGCCGGAACTGGAAGAATGTATTGGCTTTGAACAACACAGCCCCCATCACGACAAGGATGTATTTCAGCACACTGTGGCAGTGCTAAATAATTCGCCAGCTAGGTTAAGTGTTAGGTTGGCGGCTTTGCTGCACGATATCGGTAAGCCCCAAACCTTTACTATCGGCAAAGATGGTAGAGGGCACTTTTATGACCATCAAAAGGCGGGGAGTGAAATGGTACGCCATATTCTCACCAGACTTAAATTCGACAATAAAACAATTGCTGTGGTTACTGTGCTGGTAAAGGAGCATATGTCGAGATTTGAGTTTTTAAGAGAAAAAAGTGTAAAGAAATTTATTAACAGGGTGGGTGTTGAAAATCTCGATGATTTATTTGCTTTGCAAATTGCCGATATTAAGGGTAGCGCTCGCTCGGATGATTTTTCTATGGTTACCGATTTGCGAAGCAAGGTTGATGAAGTGCTAAATAAAGGGGAGCCAATGACGGTAAAAGAACTGGCCATTAATGGTGTTGACTTAATCAGGATGGGTATTAAACCTGGACCTGCCATAGGGAAGATGCTCAAACAAGTGTTGGATCTGGTGATGGAGGAACCAAGTCTTAATACTAGAGAAAAACTAACTATTTTGGTGGGTAAACTAAAGGGAGAAAGCCTGCAGTGA
- the ablB gene encoding putative beta-lysine N-acetyltransferase encodes MLFDNQTMLTHNDNNFSLKVMVDSINQRLWVWDYSLRNGEAFSQYLKNKASMHSAAKIIIPARRKDLGELIKHGYLLEGTAEGFFNGKDAFFMASYPEPTRRQSDKLEQKMNDLRKILASPKKLAKKLPPGYSLRFATTEDATELAKLFNMVFSTYPTPLNNADYICELMNNDTIFILTEQNGAIIAAAAAEIDSDNSNAEMTNCATNPSHQGLGLMHIIMEELQRTVLDRNIKCLYSLSRASEYGINLILHRMGYTYSGTLINNCHISGQWEDMHLWVLNSPHLK; translated from the coding sequence ATGCTATTTGATAATCAAACTATGCTAACTCACAACGATAATAATTTCTCCCTAAAAGTAATGGTAGATAGCATTAACCAGCGACTATGGGTATGGGATTATTCTCTCCGAAATGGCGAGGCTTTTTCTCAATACCTGAAAAATAAAGCCTCCATGCATTCTGCTGCTAAAATAATAATTCCCGCCCGTAGAAAAGATTTGGGCGAACTAATAAAACATGGATACCTGCTAGAAGGTACTGCTGAAGGGTTTTTTAATGGTAAAGATGCATTTTTCATGGCAAGTTACCCCGAGCCCACACGCAGGCAAAGCGATAAACTAGAACAGAAAATGAACGATCTAAGAAAAATATTAGCATCACCAAAAAAGCTTGCTAAAAAATTACCCCCGGGGTATTCACTTAGATTTGCCACAACTGAAGATGCTACAGAATTAGCTAAACTTTTCAATATGGTGTTTTCCACCTACCCTACACCTTTAAACAATGCAGACTATATCTGTGAACTAATGAATAATGATACGATCTTTATACTAACTGAACAAAATGGAGCTATCATTGCAGCAGCTGCAGCTGAAATCGACAGTGATAATAGCAACGCAGAGATGACAAACTGCGCCACAAACCCTAGTCATCAAGGACTTGGATTAATGCACATTATCATGGAGGAACTGCAGCGCACGGTATTAGATAGAAACATAAAATGCTTGTATAGCTTATCCAGAGCATCTGAATATGGCATTAATTTAATACTGCACCGGATGGGTTATACTTATAGTGGTACATTAATAAATAATTGCCACATTTCTGGTCAATGGGAAGATATGCACTTATGGGTTTTGAACTCCCCCCATCTCAAATAA
- the ablA gene encoding lysine 2,3-aminomutase, protein MSQIKEKLLKKHNATEEDWDSWQWQIKNRIDSVEKLKGIISLSEQEAKGIEKCLKRFRMAITPYYASIMHPTDKNCPVRKQAVPSDLELKVTTSDMEDPLHEDVDSPVPGVTHRYPDRALLLVTDQCSMYCRHCTRRRMAGSHDSPLPKAQVDKAIRYIRKTKEIRDVVISGGDPLTLCESKLEYILKQLRAIEHVEIIRIGTRMPVVLPQRITDELCNMLKKYHPVWINTHFNHPQEITKETTEACSKLANAGIPLGNQSVLLKGVNDCAYIYKELVRNLVKIRVRPYYLYQCDLSMGIGHFRTSVSKGIEIIESLRGHTSGLSIPQFVVDAPGGGGKIPVNPQYMISQSDSKVVLRNYEGEMFVYEETPDKTSSCDKCFNCMVKKTENNTGPSSLLLPSKRRKAEKRVG, encoded by the coding sequence ATGAGCCAAATTAAAGAAAAGTTATTAAAGAAACATAACGCCACTGAAGAGGATTGGGACAGTTGGCAGTGGCAAATTAAAAATCGTATTGATTCAGTTGAAAAACTAAAGGGTATTATTTCATTGTCTGAGCAAGAAGCAAAAGGTATTGAAAAGTGTTTAAAACGTTTTCGTATGGCTATCACCCCATATTACGCCTCAATAATGCACCCCACCGACAAAAATTGTCCTGTTCGCAAACAGGCGGTACCAAGTGATTTAGAATTAAAGGTTACCACTTCAGATATGGAAGATCCTCTCCATGAGGATGTAGATTCACCGGTGCCAGGTGTAACCCACCGTTATCCAGATCGTGCTTTATTACTGGTAACAGACCAGTGTTCGATGTACTGCCGTCATTGTACCCGACGCCGTATGGCAGGGTCTCACGACAGTCCGCTACCTAAGGCTCAGGTGGATAAAGCCATTCGGTATATCCGTAAAACCAAGGAAATTAGAGACGTTGTTATCTCCGGCGGTGACCCGCTGACATTATGTGAAAGCAAGCTTGAATATATATTAAAGCAGTTGCGCGCAATTGAACATGTTGAGATTATTCGTATCGGTACTAGAATGCCGGTGGTGTTGCCCCAGCGCATAACAGATGAACTGTGTAATATGCTTAAAAAGTATCACCCAGTATGGATAAACACACACTTTAACCATCCTCAAGAAATCACCAAAGAAACAACAGAGGCCTGTAGTAAGTTAGCGAATGCTGGTATACCTTTGGGTAACCAAAGTGTACTATTAAAGGGTGTAAATGACTGTGCTTATATATATAAAGAGCTAGTGAGAAATCTTGTTAAGATAAGGGTTCGCCCCTATTATTTATATCAGTGTGATTTGTCCATGGGTATAGGACATTTCCGCACCTCGGTTTCTAAAGGTATTGAAATTATTGAATCCCTGCGGGGTCACACTTCCGGTTTGTCTATACCGCAGTTTGTGGTGGATGCTCCAGGAGGAGGCGGAAAGATACCAGTTAACCCACAATACATGATATCACAGTCAGACAGCAAAGTAGTGTTACGCAACTATGAAGGGGAAATGTTCGTATACGAAGAGACCCCAGACAAAACTAGCAGTTGTGATAAATGCTTCAACTGTATGGTGAAAAAGACCGAAAATAACACCGGGCCATCTAGCCTATTGCTGCCTAGCAAGCGACGCAAGGCGGAAAAACGAGTGGGTTAG
- a CDS encoding ACT domain-containing protein, with translation MTNKDPRFFLVREDILPEAIIKTAQAKELLSRGRATTVNEAVEKVGLSRSAFYKYKEGIFPFHQWSRGSIVTISLLLEHRSGVLSSILNNIAQVDGNVLTINQNVPLEGVAGVTVAIETAELRGDLEELVARLQNIDGVRRVELVGQS, from the coding sequence TTGACAAACAAAGACCCGCGGTTTTTTTTAGTTCGAGAGGATATTTTACCAGAAGCAATCATTAAAACGGCACAAGCAAAGGAACTGCTAAGCCGGGGGCGTGCTACCACCGTTAATGAAGCGGTGGAGAAGGTGGGGCTTTCTCGTAGTGCTTTTTACAAATATAAAGAGGGAATATTTCCTTTTCACCAGTGGAGTAGGGGGAGCATAGTAACGATTTCGTTATTGCTAGAGCATCGTTCAGGGGTGTTATCCAGTATATTGAATAACATTGCACAAGTGGATGGGAATGTGCTTACTATCAATCAAAATGTACCCCTTGAGGGTGTGGCTGGTGTTACGGTGGCCATTGAAACCGCTGAATTAAGAGGTGATTTGGAAGAACTGGTAGCCAGGTTACAGAACATAGATGGTGTGCGAAGGGTAGAACTGGTAGGTCAGAGTTAA
- a CDS encoding homoserine dehydrogenase: protein MSVNKQIIKVGLLGLGTVGQGVYRILKDNADNIQRRAGIKVEIEKIMVRDTTKERGISVSQAMLTSDIKDIVNDPEIDIVVEVMGGINPTLDYVLQALNNGKSVVTANKDMVAMHGEELFSAAEANNCDLLFEASVAGGIPIIRTLKQSLAANNIEQVFGIINGTTNYMLTKMTREGSQFNDVLKEAQQKGYAEADPTADVEGYDAARKIAILASIAFNTRVTVNDVYVEGITKISAEDIAYAKELGYIIKLLGIAKYNDDGIEVRVHPTFIPEEHPLASVNDVFNAVFVKGDAVGDTMFYGQGAGELPTASAVVADIMDAARDLVRNVPGIISCTCYDNKPLKPMSESKSRFYVRTLVSDKPGVLASIALVFGNKGVSLASVIQKDAEGSTAELVLVTHNTKEENLQDALGDIRNLSCVKEIGNVIRVEG from the coding sequence ATGTCAGTTAATAAACAGATAATAAAAGTGGGTCTTTTGGGTTTAGGTACTGTGGGTCAAGGTGTATATCGCATCTTGAAAGATAACGCAGATAATATCCAGCGCCGTGCTGGCATAAAGGTTGAGATTGAAAAGATAATGGTGAGAGATACCACTAAAGAGCGGGGTATAAGCGTTAGCCAAGCTATGCTAACCAGTGATATTAAAGATATTGTCAATGACCCGGAAATTGATATTGTGGTGGAAGTTATGGGTGGTATAAACCCAACGTTAGACTACGTTTTACAAGCCTTAAACAACGGTAAAAGTGTGGTAACCGCCAATAAAGATATGGTGGCAATGCACGGTGAAGAATTGTTTAGCGCAGCAGAGGCCAATAACTGTGACTTGCTGTTTGAAGCCAGCGTTGCCGGTGGTATTCCCATCATTCGTACTTTAAAACAAAGCCTGGCGGCAAATAACATTGAGCAGGTATTTGGTATCATTAACGGAACCACCAACTACATGTTAACCAAAATGACCAGAGAAGGTTCTCAGTTTAACGATGTTTTAAAGGAAGCACAGCAAAAGGGTTATGCTGAAGCCGATCCCACTGCAGATGTGGAAGGGTATGATGCTGCCAGAAAAATTGCCATTTTGGCTTCAATTGCCTTTAATACCCGGGTAACTGTAAATGATGTTTATGTAGAAGGAATTACAAAGATTTCTGCAGAAGATATTGCGTATGCCAAGGAACTGGGGTATATTATTAAACTGTTAGGTATTGCAAAATATAATGATGATGGTATTGAAGTGCGGGTACATCCAACATTTATACCTGAAGAGCACCCGTTGGCATCGGTGAATGATGTATTTAATGCAGTCTTTGTCAAGGGTGACGCTGTGGGGGATACTATGTTTTACGGTCAAGGGGCAGGGGAGCTTCCTACTGCCAGTGCAGTAGTGGCAGATATTATGGATGCTGCTAGAGACTTGGTTAGGAATGTGCCTGGAATTATTAGCTGTACTTGCTATGACAACAAACCCCTTAAACCAATGAGTGAAAGCAAAAGCCGCTTTTACGTACGTACACTAGTGTCTGACAAACCAGGGGTGTTGGCGTCTATCGCACTGGTATTTGGTAATAAAGGTGTAAGTTTAGCATCGGTAATCCAAAAGGATGCTGAAGGATCCACAGCGGAGTTGGTGCTGGTTACTCATAATACTAAAGAAGAGAATCTGCAGGATGCTTTAGGTGACATAAGAAATCTTTCCTGTGTGAAAGAAATTGGTAACGTGATTAGAGTTGAAGGGTAG
- the thrB gene encoding homoserine kinase → MIRVQVPATTANLGPGFDCLGMALKLYNTVEMQQIATGLNIELHGDGANDIDRDENNIVYKAAYKVFNQVGYRPSGLKIRLNNQIPVCRGLGSSAAAIVGGIIAANILSGSKLGTKELLELANEMEGHPDNVAPALIGGIVVSASDEDGVRFIKIQPPTELKTVVAVPDFQLSTKLAREALPTQVTLQDAVFNVGRASLLVAALCQGDLSKLTYAMEDKLHQSYRANLVPGMKKVLAAARLAGAKGVVLSGAGPTLIAFADDNFELIAKVMRDTFRESGVMAKVMVLEPSPVGARALERV, encoded by the coding sequence ATGATCCGTGTGCAAGTTCCTGCTACAACTGCAAATTTAGGTCCGGGCTTTGACTGCTTAGGAATGGCTTTAAAACTCTATAATACTGTAGAAATGCAGCAAATTGCTACTGGTTTAAACATTGAATTGCATGGTGATGGAGCCAATGATATTGACCGAGATGAAAATAACATTGTATATAAAGCGGCATATAAGGTGTTTAATCAGGTAGGCTATCGTCCAAGCGGCCTTAAAATAAGATTAAATAATCAAATACCTGTTTGCCGGGGGTTGGGCAGTAGTGCTGCTGCAATTGTCGGCGGCATCATCGCTGCTAACATTCTTTCAGGAAGTAAATTAGGAACCAAGGAATTATTGGAGTTGGCCAATGAAATGGAAGGGCATCCCGACAATGTAGCACCAGCATTAATTGGTGGTATTGTGGTGTCGGCATCTGATGAAGACGGGGTGCGTTTCATTAAAATCCAACCTCCTACTGAATTAAAGACGGTGGTTGCCGTTCCAGATTTTCAGCTTTCAACCAAGCTAGCCAGAGAGGCGCTACCTACCCAGGTAACACTTCAGGATGCTGTGTTTAATGTAGGTCGGGCATCGCTCTTAGTGGCGGCGTTATGCCAAGGAGACTTAAGTAAATTAACTTATGCTATGGAAGACAAATTACATCAAAGCTACCGTGCAAACCTTGTGCCTGGTATGAAAAAGGTGTTGGCTGCGGCTAGACTTGCGGGAGCAAAAGGTGTGGTGCTTTCTGGTGCCGGCCCAACGTTAATAGCCTTTGCAGATGACAATTTTGAGCTAATTGCTAAAGTGATGCGCGATACTTTCAGAGAAAGCGGTGTAATGGCTAAGGTAATGGTGCTGGAGCCAAGTCCAGTGGGTGCCAGAGCGTTGGAAAGGGTATAG